The following proteins are encoded in a genomic region of Coffea eugenioides isolate CCC68of chromosome 6, Ceug_1.0, whole genome shotgun sequence:
- the LOC113775320 gene encoding transcription termination factor MTEF1, chloroplastic-like: MKLNLSALVKLRSLFSATQRFNLSLFSAFAIETVILNPRSYATAALPVVETYGEKVKTVGIQKKPLDPADVLRSWGCSENDVSTIFLRRPSLRKMDVNNLQSKLHTLSGLGISSSDLAKIIYCRPRFLNCRLNKNLDERIEYLQALFGSREVLLKAILRNPSLLTYDLHNSIKPVIARFENVGLSRKDLIPMLISRPTLIPRCALNDEKMDYIRRTGVSKVSRMYKYVVTLFSISRLETIHEKMANLEKFGFSEDEILKLFGRSPLLLTLSVDKVQRNMTFILGTMKLSASSVLRNPCLLYFNLETLLRPRYLLAEKIDDMGLVPQVRGPSMVRALRMTEKRFIKAFMSCHPEAVAKELMSFYTSAKGIKRLAESSKRSVQKGFPF, translated from the coding sequence ATGAAATTGAATTTAAGTGCTTTAGTCAAATTGCGCTCCCTATTTTCAGCCACCCAAAGGTTCAATCTGTCCTTGTTTAGTGCTTTTGCGATTGAAACAGTCATTTTGAACCCTAGATCCTATGCTACAGCAGCTTTGCCAGTGGTTGAAACTTATGGTGAAAAGGTTAAAACTGTTGGTATTCAAAAGAAACCATTAGATCCTGCTGATGTTTTAAGGAGCTGGGGTTGTAGTGAAAATGATGTGTCCACTATTTTTCTCCGCCGGCCATCCTTGCGTAAAATGGATGTAAACAACCTTCAATCCAAGCTTCACACACTCAGTGGTTTGGGTATCTCCTCATCTGACCTGGCAAAGATTATTTATTGTCGTCCCCGCTTTCTCAATTGTCGACTCAATAAAAACTTGGATGAACGCATCGAGTATCTTCAAGCACTGTTTGGTTCTAGGGAAGTTCTGCTCAAGGCTATACTCCGCAATCCATCACTGCTCACGTATGACCTTCATAATAGTATAAAACCTGTTATTGCCAGGTTCGAGAATGTTGGTCTTAGCAGAAAGGACTTGATCCCTATGCTCATCTCTCGGCCCACATTGATCCCCCGGTGTGCTCTGAATGATGAAAAGATGGACTACATACGTCGAACTGGGGTCTCAAAGGTTTCAAGGATGTATAAGTATGTGGTTACTCTCTTTTCCATCTCTCGTCTTGAGACAATCCATGAAAAGATGGCGAATTTGGAGAAATTTGGTTTTTCTGAAGATGAGATACTGAAATTATTTGGACGCTCTCCTCTTTTATTAACACTTTCTGTTGATAAAGTTCAGAGAAACATGACTTTTATTTTGGGCACTATGAAGCTCTCTGCCAGCAGTGTATTACGTAATCCATGTCTCCTGTACTTCAATTTGGAGACCTTGTTGAGACCACGTTATCTTCTTGCAGAGAAGATTGATGATATGGGTCTTGTTCCTCAAGTCAGGGGGCCTTCTATGGTAAGAGCTTTGAGGATGACTGAGAAGCGATTTATCAAGGCATTCATGAGTTGTCACCCGGAGGCTGTGGCCAAGGAATTGATGTCATTCTATACTAGTGCAAAAGGTATTAAGAGATTAGCTGAATCCTCAAAAAGAAGCGTCCAAAAAGGATTTCCCTTCTAA